The nucleotide sequence GCCGTCGCGCGACACGTCGAGGAGCTGTTTTTCCAGGGTGTCCCGGTCCGTGATGGTCCGCGGGGTACGTGCAGGCAGGCCCGTCTTCTGGAGGATGCGTGAGCGTTCTTCGACCGGCAAGGCCGCCAGCATTACCTTGCCGCTGGAGGTGGCGTGGAGGGGCGTGAGGCTGCCCACCCAGTCGGAGGTCGCCAGCGTCGACGGGCCCATGGCCTGGTCCACGTTTACCGCGTAGTTGGAGCGCAGCACGGCGAGGTTGACGGTCTCCTTGTACTGGTCCGCGAGGCTCTCCAGAACGGGGCGTGCCTCGTGGACCAGGCTCAGCCTGCCGGGAATGGAGCTGGCCAGGCGCAGGATGCCAAAGCCCAGCTGGTACTTGCCGCGGTCGCTGTTCTGCCGCACGATCTCCCGGGACACCAGCGAGCCGATCAGCCGCGAGACGGTGGACTTGTGGACCCCCATCTCTTCGGCGATTTCACTGACGCCTGCATGCCCGTCCCGGGCCAGGATTTCCAGGATCTGGAGGGCGCGGTCGACGGACTGGACGCCTCCGCCCTGGGCGTCCGGACCCCGTTCGGTCCACTGTTCGTCTCTTGCAGCCATCAGAAGGTGCTCCCGGTTCGTCGCCGTAACCAGCGGTCAGGCGCTCCGCCTTTCCGCCTGGTTCACACTTCCGATCCTAGACTGAGACGGATCGCCGGCGTCATTTTCCCCACAAGACGCTGATGGCCCGGCTCCACCGGCTCTTAACGCAGGGAACCCCGCCGCGGTGGTGAGCGGGTCACTGTGCCGTGGCGGGGTTCCGTGGTGTTTAGCCGTGGTGGTTAGCCGATTTTGTTGGCGGCTTCGGCGTCGGAGAGGGGTGCTGCGCCGAGGTTGGCGCGGAGTTTGGCGCCGAGTTCGGCGTCGACGTTGGTCCAGTACTGGATGGCGCGTTCCTTGATGCCGGGGCTCTTCACGCCGCCCACGGCGCCGGTGATGGTGTCCAGGAAGCGGGCCTTTTCGGCGTCGTTGTAGACCTCGCGGTAGAGGGTGCCGGCCTGGCCGAAGTCGCTGTCCTGGGCGTGCAGGGAGTGCGCGGCGTGGGTGAGTTCGCCGTCGTTTTCCCAGCCGCCGGCCGGGGACTGCGGTTCCACGGCGGCCGGGCCGCCGAGGGTGTTCGGGGCGTAGACCGGCACGGTGGGGGCGTTGAACAGGTAGCGTCCGGCGCCGTCCTGGCTGTAGTTGTTGACCGGGCTCTTGGGCTGGTTCACCGGGATCTGGGCGTGGTTGGTGCCCACCCGGTAGCGGTGGGCGTCGGCGTAGGAGAAGATCCGGGCCTGGAGCATCTTGTCCGGGGACGCGGCGATGCCGGGCACGAAGTTCGACGGGGCGAAGGTGGCCTGTTCGATCTGCGCGAAGTAGTTTTCCGGGTTCCGGTTCAGTTCCATGGTGCCGACCTTGATCAGCGGGTAGTCCGCGTGCGGCCAGACCTTGGTCAGGTCGAACGGGTTGAACCGGTAGGTCTTGGCGTCCTCGTAGGGCATGACCTGCACGTGCAGGTCCCAGGAGGGAGGTTCCCGGCTTCGATGTTTTCGTGCAGGTCGCGGATGTAGAAGTCCGCGTCCGAGCCGGCCAGCGCCTCGGCTTCCTCGCCGGTGATGTTCTTCACGCCCTGGTTGGAGTGGAAGTGGTACTTGACCCAGAACCGTTCGCCTTCGGCGTTGATCCACTGGTAGGTGTGCGAGCCGTAGCCCTGCATTTCGCGCCAGGACGCGGGCAGGCCGCGGTCACCCATCAGCCAGGTGACCTGGTGGGCGGATTCGGGGGACAGGGTCCAGAAGTCCCACTGCATGTCCGCGTCGCGCAGGTGCGTGCCGGGCAGGCGCTTCTGGGAGTGGATGAAGTCCGGGAACTTGATCCCGTCGCGGATGAAGAACACCGGGGTGTTGTTGCCCACGAGGTCGTAGTTGCCCTCGGTGGTGTAGAACTTCACCGCGAAACCGCGCGGGTCCCGCCAGGTGTCGGGGGAGCCGTTCTCGCCGGCGACGGAGGAGAAACGGATCAGCATCTCGGTCTCGACACCGGGCTGCAGGAACGCGGCCTTGGTGTACTTGGAGATGTCCTCGGTGGTCCTGAACGTGCCGAACGCGCCGCCGCCCTTGGCGTGCACCACGCGCTCCGGGACCCGCTCACGGTTGAACTGCGCGAGCTTTTCCACCAGGTAGTGGTCCGTGAGGATGATCGCGCCGTCAGCACCGACAGACTTCGAATGCGAATCCGAACTGACAGGCGCACCCGACTGCGTGGTCGACACAGCAGGCGCAGAGATGTTCAAAGTCATCTTTCTCCTAATTACTTGATTACTTGCCATCTACGTTTGCAGGTTTTGGGCCGGGTGCGGACCCGTCAGCGCAGGTGCCAGGCGTTCCTGGCCCACATACGCGTTCAGGCTCTTGCCCCGACTGAAGCCCACGAGGGTTACGCCGGTATCGGCGGCGAGGTCGGCTGCCAGGCTCGAGGGCGCACTGACCGCTGCCAGGACCGGGATGCCGGCGAGGGCGGCCTTCTGGACGAGCTCGAACGACGCCCGGCCCGAGACCTGCAGGACCGTGCCGCGCAACGGGAGGAGCCCTTCGCGCAGCGCCCATCCGATCACCTTGTCCACGGCGTTGTGCCGGCCCACATCCTCACGGAGGCACAGCAGCTCAGCTGAACCGCCGTCGTCGATCCTGAACAGCCCTGCCGCGTGGACGCCGCCGGTCTTGTCGAACAGCGCCTGGGCTTCGCGCAGCTGTTCTGGCAGGCGCGCAAGCACGTCGACCGGCACGCGCAGCCGGTCCTGGTGCACGTCATGGTTGAGGGTCTTGCGGACGGCCTCGATGGACGTGCTGCCACAGATCCCGCAGGAGCTGGAGGTGTAAACGTGCCGCCCGGTGTCCGGAAGGATAAGGCCGGGACGGAACTGCGCTTCCACCACGTTGAAGGTCTGCCGGCCGGTTTCGTCCTCGCCGGCGCAGAAGCGGAGCGACACAAGGTCCTCCTGGCTGCGGATGATGCCTTCGGAGACGAGGAACCCGGCCACGAGGTCAAAGTCGTCGCCGGGGGTCCGCATGGTCACGGCAAAGGAGTGTGATGTCTCGGGACATTGACTACAGATGTCCCGAGACATCGACGACACCCCCGGTCTTCGGACCGGGGGTGTTTTGTTTTTTCGGCTGGTAGCCGCGGGCGGGGTTGATGGTGAACTCGGCGAGGATTTCGCCGGTGCCGTGTTCGACGGCGGTGGCGTCGGTGTCTCTGACGAGCAGGATGATGCGTTTGTGCTTGTGGGCGCGGCCGATGCCGAGGTGCCGGAGGCGTCCGGCGTGGCGGAGGGTGACCTTTCCGTCGGCATCGACGCGGTCGGTGCGGATCCGCCAGTGTTCCCCTTGGGCGGCGATGGCCGGTGCAGCCTTGGGGGTCGCTGCGTAGGCCCGGAAGGTGTGCGGCGTTTGAGGGCCCGGTGTGGCCGTTCGTGGTTGTAGACGTGGCGGAACTTGGCCAGGAGCTCGTTCAGGTCGGCGATGGTGTGGGCCTCGGGCTGGTTTTTGAGCCATTTTTTGAGGGTCTGGTGGAAACGTTCGATCTTGCCCTGGGTCTGGGGGTGACTGGGGCGGCCGTTCTTCTGCGTGATGCCCAGGGACGCGATGAGGGTTTCGAAGGCGTTGCGTCCGCCGCGCCCGCCGGCGAGGCGGGTGGTGTAGACCAGGCCGTTGTCGGTGAGCGTGGAGGCGGGCAGGCCGTGCTCTTGTGCGGTGTCCAGGAAGGCATCGGTTACGACGGTTCCGGTGACTTTGGGGTGGGCGGTGAGGTGGAGCAGGTAGCGGGAGTGGTCGTCGATGAAGTCCAGGATCTCCACCTCGGTGCGGTCGGCCAGGGTCCAGTAGGTGAAGTCGGATTGCCACATCTCATTGGGTTGGGCGGCGGTGAAGCGGCGCAGTGAGGAACGGGGCCGCTTGCGCGGTTCCGGGGCCACGGTGCCTGCGGCGCGCAGGATGCGGTGGATCGTAGATCTGGCCGGCGGGGTTCGGCCTTCGCGTTCGAGGTGCGCGGCGATGGTCTCGGCGCCGGCGTCGAGCCCTTTTTTGGTCAGCTCGGCGCGCAGCGCGAGGATGCGGGCGCGTACGTCCGGGTCCGTGGCCTGTGGGTTGGTGCGGGGTCTGCGGGAACGGGGCGCCAGGCCCGCGTCGCCCTCGGCCGCGTACCTGGCAAGGAGTTCGTGGACCCATTGGCGGCCGACGCCATAGCGTCGGGCAGCCTCTGATTTGGACATTCCGCCCTCAAGTACGGCCAGGACGATGACCTTGTTCTTCGACATGGCCCATCGTCGACGGCCGGGGTGTCGCCGATGTCCCGGGACACGCCAAAGACCGTCGCCGATCTCCGAGGACATGTGTCGCGTATCAGCTGTCGTGCATGTCCCGAGACATGTGTCGCCTATGTCCTGAGATCACACAGTCACGGCAAAGGAGAGGTTTCCGAAGCGGATCTCCAGCGGTTCCTCGGCCGCCAGCACGTCCTCGCGCACCCGGACAGGGAATTCCATGGCGGCTTCCGAGCCGTCGAGCAGGTAGCGGTGCACCTTGCGGCGCTGGGTCAGGCGTGCCACTCCCTAGTCCCCCCAGACCAGATCGCCGGGCAGCCGGGGCTGCAGCGGCGGGCACCAGGGGAGGGAAAAGGCCGGAACCGGCTCCCCCAGCTGGGCGCCCCGGGACGGAACCGCCATGACGCCGTCGGCGCTGGCGAGTCCGCGCATCATGCCGGGGCCCGTGAAGTCGGCGGGAACCGCCAGGCCGTTGACCCAGCGGAACGGCAGAAGCCGGGTGGATGCCCGGTGGGCGTCAATGGTTGTGCCGCACAGCACCCGGCTGACGCCGGGCAGTGGCTGGTGGCCGAGGGCGGCCAGCAGGGGACCGCCAATGGTGAAGAGGGCCATCAGTGCGGCGAGCGGGTTGCCGGGAAGTCCGACGACGAAGCGGCCGTTGGGCAGTTTGCCCAGGGCCGCGGGATGGCCGGGCCGCATGGCGATGCCGTCGATGAGGAGCCGGCCGCCGAGCGCTGCCACGGCATTGCGGAAATGGTCCGCGCCTGAGCGTCCTGTGCCGCCTGTGGTCACGACGACGTCAGGCCACTGGCCCATCGGCGCTTCGGACGCACCCAGGGCCGTGAGCCATTCCTCGTACGAGTCCCCGATCCTGACCAGCGGCCCAGGGACACCTCCGAGCATCTGGATGACAGTGCGGAGCTGCGGTCCGAAGGCGTCCCTGACCTGTCCCGGCTCCGGGATGCTGGCCGTGACCACCTCTGAGCCGGTGACCAGCATTTTGACCAGCGGCTTGCGGCGCACCACCAGCTGGTCGAAGCCGGAGACGGCGGCCAGGGCGATATGCGCAGGGTTCAGGGCCGTCCCGGCAGGGATCAGGACCTCGCCGGCTGCCGCTTCCTCGCCTGATTTGCGTATGTGCTGGCCCGGGCGGGGTTCGCCGGGGGATGCGCCGTCGCCGAGCATCAGCAGGGCCCGGCCGGCTGGGGAGGTGGTGAGCCGTCCGCTCTCGACGCGGAGCACCGACTGGGTGCCCGGAGGGATGACGCCGCCTGTGACCACCGGGCTGGCCTCCCCGTTGCGGAGCGGCCGTCCCGGTTCCGTCAGTGTCCAGGGGCCCTCACCGCTGACCGTCCAGCCGTCCATGGCGGACGATGCGTAGTGGGGCAGTTCCTGAAGTGCGACGACGTCGGCCGCCAGCGTCCTTCCGCTCGCCTCGGCGAGCGGGACACGTTCCGGGCCCAGGGGGCCGGCACACTCGAAAGCCACACTGCGTGCCTCGGCCCAGGTGTGCTCTCGGTGAGTGGTGTGGTTCCTGTGAGCGATCTGCTCCGTGTGAGTGGCCCGCCCGGTGGCCCTGTCCGGCCTCTCGATGGCTTGAAGGGCTGGAGCTGTCACTGGTCGTTCCCTCGTTGGTGAAAATGCTAGCTGAAACGGGCGGCCGCCTGGCGGCGCGGCGCGGGCCAGGTTTGCGCAACGGGAAAGCCCGCCGCTGCTGTTCGTTTCCCGAAAGCGGTGCTTCGGCGCTTACCTCCCCAGGTATTTCAGGCCTCCGAAACACCGTTCACGGGAAACGAAACTGATTTATGCCCTCGACGCGGGCCCGGGCTCTGCGCCCTTGGCGGCCGCCCTGATATTCCAAATATATCTCACAGATATATCAGAGGGAAGGGGTAGAAGCCCCTGGTTTTCCGCTGATTCAATTTGTGCCGGTTCCCGCCTTCTGGGGCTGGCTCTCTGGCGAGGTGTTTGGTGCCTAGGGAGCCTCGACCATGACGACGTCGCCGTTCTCCCGGCAGAACATGCGGCGGCCGCCCCCGTAGGTGCGGACCAGCCACAGGATGCCGCCGTCCTTGGTCAGATCATCGATCCAGCCGCTGTGGTGGTACCCGTACGACTCCAAAACGGTGACGAAATCGCCTCGCGTGAGCGTGGTCCAGTCCGCCACGACCTCGGCACCGGTGGACGGCGCCGAGGTACTGGGTGCCATGACTGCCGCGGTCATGGCGTGAGGACCGGCGTCCGGGCGCGGAGCTGGTCGCGCGCCGCCTCGGCGGTGTGGAGGAGCAGCAGCGCCGTGGTGACTGAGCCGACACCGCCGGGGACCGGCGTCAGTGCGGCGGCGACCGTACGGACGCTGGCTTCGTCGACGTCGCCGACGAGTGAGCCATCGGAAAGCACGTTCGTTCCCACGTCGATGACCACTGAATGTTCCGAAACGTCAGTTCCGGTGAGCAGCCCGGTGCGGCCGGCAGCCACAACCACCACGTCGGCAGCTTTGGTGTACTTCCCGAGGGGGCCGGACTTCGAGTGGCAGACGGTTGTGGTGGCGTCCTTCTGCAGCAGCAGCAGGGACAGCGGCTTGCCAACCACTGTGGAACGCCCGACCACCACCACGTTGCGGCCAGCCACCGGAATTTCGAAGTGGTCCAGGATTTCCACCACGGCGCGCGCCGTGGCCGGAGCGAAGGCACGTTCCCCGACGGCGAGAAGCCCCAGGCTCTGCGGGTTGGCGCCGTCGATGTCCTTTTCCGGGGAAATGTACTTGACCAGTTCCTGGGTCCTGACGCCCGGGGGCAGGGGAGTCTGCAGGATGATGCCGTTGACGGAAGGCTCGGCGCTGAGGTCCTTCAGAACTGTGATGAGCACCTGCTCGGTCGCGTCATGTCCGACGTCGATAATCCTGCAGTTGATGCCGGCCGCTTCCGCAGCGCGCTCGATGGAGCGCACGTACCAGTGCGTGGAGCTGTCCTCCGTCGCAACCACGACGGCCAGGGTTGGGCAGGAGCCCTCTTCGGCCAGTGCTTTGGCTTCAGTCTGGGCCTGCTGCTGGATCAGTTTGGCGAGAGGCTTGCCGGAGAGCAGTGAGGCCGTCATCGGAGGATCCTTTCCCGTACCTGGCGTGAGAGCGAGTCAGCTGCCAGCACAACTTTTTCTTCGAGTCCGTCAGTTTGTTCAGCCAGTGCGGCGCGCGCCTGGGCATCCTTGATGGCGACGACGTTGATGTCGATGTTGACCCGGGCCGTGGTCGCGGCTGCCCTGGCCGCGTCGGCTGCCGCGGCAATGTCGCTGATGACATTGGGGTTCGCAATATCCAGAAGTTCTGCTGCGAGATCCACGACGGCGGCCGACAGCCTGATCAGCTGTGCCGGCGGCTGGGCAGCCTGGCCCAGCGCGGCGTCGATGGCGGCTGCCCGCGCAGCACGCTCGGAGTCGCTTTCGGCGGGCAGCCTGTAGGAGGCGATCACGCCCTTGAAGGCGGCCTCGTCGGCGTCGGCAAGGCCGAGCGTTTCCCCGACGAGCTGGTCGGCGGCGGCAATGATCCTGGACGTCGTCTCGGCATGCTGCTCATATTTGCCGCCGGTGCTGAACCTTGCCACCATCGCCACCAGGGCCGCACCCTGCGCCGCGTGGAGCGCCGCGGCCGCGCCGCCGCCGGGGGTGGGCTGCCGGGCGGCAAGCCGGGCCAGGTAGTCATTAATTGTTTCTGAACCGATCATTTGTTCATTCCTGGTAGAAGCTAAAACGGAAAGGGGGCTGCACGCAGCCCGGCTCCCGTTGCGAGGATGAGCCGGGCTGCGTGCCCCCCAGTGGGCCCTGCGGGCTGGTTAGCCGCGGAGCCGGGTCATTTTCGGGTCGTACAGCGGCTCTTCCGAAACGGTGGCCGCGATACGACGTCCGAAGTATTCGTTCTCGACGGAGTCGCCCACCGAGACGGCGCCCGGCAGGTAGGCGTAGGCAATCGGCTTGGCCACGGTGTATCCGTAGGCGGCGCTGGTCACGTAGCCAACCGCCTGCTCCTTGTAGAAGACAGGTTCCTTGCCGAGGACGATGGACCGGCCGTCGTCGATGGTCAGGCAGCGCAGCCGGCGGGCCGAGCCCTCCTCGGTCCGGCCTTCGAGCGCGCCCTTGCCGATGAAGCTCTCCTTGGCCATCTTCACGGCGAAGCCAAGGCCTGCCTCGAAGGGGTCGTGCTCCGTGGTCATGTCCGTACCCCAGGAGCGGTAGCCCTTCTCGAGCCGCAGCGAGCTGAACGCTGCCCGTCCGGCGGCGATTACTCCGAAGGGCTGTCCCGCCTGCCAGAGCGCATCCCACAGCCGCTGTCCGTTGTCGGCGCTCGTGTAGAGCTCCCAGCCGAGCTCTCCGACGTAGGACAGGCGCATGGCCGTAACGGGGACCCCGCCGATGACGACGTTCTTGGACCGGAAGTACTTCAGGCCGTCGTTGGAGAAGTCATCGTTGCTGACCTTGCCGACCAGGTCGCGTGCCAAGGGACCCCAGAGGCCGATGCAGCACGTGCCGCCCGTGGTGTCGCGCACCTGGACCCAGTCAGAGGCGGAGCCGCTCTGCGTCTGGTGCCGGGCCGCCCTCGTGAAGTAGGCGGTGTCGATGTTGCCGTTGGCGCCGAGCTGAAAGGTGTCCTCGCTCAGGCGGGCCACCGTGATGTCGCTTCGGACGCCGCCGGCGTGGTCGAGCAGCAGGGTGTAGGTGACCGCACCCGTCTTCTTGGCCAGGTCCGCCGTCGTCAGTTCCTGCAGGAGCTTGAGGGCGCCCGGGCCGGAAACCTCGAGGCGCTTGAGCGGGGTCATGTCGTACATGGCCACGGCCGTGCGGGTCTT is from Arthrobacter sp. QXT-31 and encodes:
- a CDS encoding molybdopterin molybdotransferase MoeA produces the protein MAFECAGPLGPERVPLAEASGRTLAADVVALQELPHYASSAMDGWTVSGEGPWTLTEPGRPLRNGEASPVVTGGVIPPGTQSVLRVESGRLTTSPAGRALLMLGDGASPGEPRPGQHIRKSGEEAAAGEVLIPAGTALNPAHIALAAVSGFDQLVVRRKPLVKMLVTGSEVVTASIPEPGQVRDAFGPQLRTVIQMLGGVPGPLVRIGDSYEEWLTALGASEAPMGQWPDVVVTTGGTGRSGADHFRNAVAALGGRLLIDGIAMRPGHPAALGKLPNGRFVVGLPGNPLAALMALFTIGGPLLAALGHQPLPGVSRVLCGTTIDAHRASTRLLPFRWVNGLAVPADFTGPGMMRGLASADGVMAVPSRGAQLGEPVPAFSLPWCPPLQPRLPGDLVWGD
- a CDS encoding cyclodeaminase/cyclohydrolase family protein, which encodes MIGSETINDYLARLAARQPTPGGGAAAALHAAQGAALVAMVARFSTGGKYEQHAETTSRIIAAADQLVGETLGLADADEAAFKGVIASYRLPAESDSERAARAAAIDAALGQAAQPPAQLIRLSAAVVDLAAELLDIANPNVISDIAAAADAARAAATTARVNIDINVVAIKDAQARAALAEQTDGLEEKVVLAADSLSRQVRERILR
- a CDS encoding IclR family transcriptional regulator, with product MAARDEQWTERGPDAQGGGVQSVDRALQILEILARDGHAGVSEIAEEMGVHKSTVSRLIGSLVSREIVRQNSDRGKYQLGFGILRLASSIPGRLSLVHEARPVLESLADQYKETVNLAVLRSNYAVNVDQAMGPSTLATSDWVGSLTPLHATSSGKVMLAALPVEERSRILQKTGLPARTPRTITDRDTLEKQLLDVSRDGYAIVHEEFEIGLTAVAVPIYNHFGTVIGSVSISGPAFRFDPENTPGLIQGLKDAGLVISGKMGYTHR
- a CDS encoding bifunctional 5,10-methylenetetrahydrofolate dehydrogenase/5,10-methenyltetrahydrofolate cyclohydrolase, translating into MTASLLSGKPLAKLIQQQAQTEAKALAEEGSCPTLAVVVATEDSSTHWYVRSIERAAEAAGINCRIIDVGHDATEQVLITVLKDLSAEPSVNGIILQTPLPPGVRTQELVKYISPEKDIDGANPQSLGLLAVGERAFAPATARAVVEILDHFEIPVAGRNVVVVGRSTVVGKPLSLLLLQKDATTTVCHSKSGPLGKYTKAADVVVVAAGRTGLLTGTDVSEHSVVIDVGTNVLSDGSLVGDVDEASVRTVAAALTPVPGGVGSVTTALLLLHTAEAARDQLRARTPVLTP